In Sardina pilchardus chromosome 10, fSarPil1.1, whole genome shotgun sequence, one genomic interval encodes:
- the LOC134093916 gene encoding uncharacterized protein LOC134093916 isoform X3: MTKLRYLSVLLSQRLTLAAQEIFKDVEETISELQEEVKLVKLENAKLKSKLREAGSNNSNETTPVGPEELQNGGEQRPEVALEDSSTIASLKQELDAQGENDGGSLDSEKRECVAMQIKMETDFTECSPNQSAEQIDPRVTVSIAVDSRAPVFPCVERTWSVRDSAAKEAEPQASQIQERSGDILEDDGRQENVPKSSDTEATTQMTCSWSVNCPPVNDDGEDDCGVFDDRDGVEDDGDQGGNDHVMDPAKERDNMDVGMPHKPQMPQKRPCTRLELSRCGKKSSDNGSEEITLDKETSSENTIIVRTGKPRGRPRKHPQTSTPKQESGNSQRQLRSGNDKTEVRGRLHKRQKKHQTSTNNSVEVHEKNGVGRPNRRSRRNLENDENIVVQVFNTVVSTKNPRGRPRKNPQITIVKSAAVSMDQNDSISEKSHVSEGNKDGSTPQRRSGRLRERSEIRSEDEENTAVQEANSKVITGKPRGRPRKHPRITIVKPSEVDLDHGESVSEEPSVSEDNKDLPRPESTTMSLRCIDAFTVQSIQTDHQDGYPNGEPSSHDRESRSGRLPEGKSTGQLEISKAEATEVNLKGEENSLGQESNPMDGAERPRGADKNDTQTTSVKPVEVDLDQEDSVSEELPICETDTDLSRPKRRSGRLRKCTPISPTQPDDMDHQDDSSSDEASSGDDGDLSLLARPNRTSMKRPRSSSSEYDNDMEQDDDDSSDSSCGEALLDSTRKEGPRKQHRISKIAAVEEGLDHVSVLHKDMGLAKRHYCLYCAKPVSKLARHLALRHYNEREVIKALTLRKNSKERKTQIALLRNRGNREHNNQVLKDGKGLLIPCRVFKSHDPKDVVTCPGCSGLFSKESIPKHLKCCTFVTTEGDSDRNASRTVVRQASEILEVLSGMYQDDVAEAVRADKDILKLGQLMCDRKNANDYIWQRLRELGRLVLNGRKITPLYQIEDYIRLENWDHMAAVVKDVALYSETTCTFTISKYAVNIRRSLDTIAGILYCESQAAGDKEMVEIAEKFQENLKMRWHQTFMAPEKSDGNSPLLKLAEQTSHQDQQDDEASDEDVNVAQSRTEHETLVKNHSGVPVLPASQENEAQNTLGSIIEETSHGRTDPDDTGREDNISAAQSKTGHETNVHSGVPVLPTNQEDEVQNTLESTTEEPLERSDIRPTVCPEDDLQRDGDANDDDDVDGDDDDAGDDDDDDDDCNDNDDDDDYDVADDAEDDSDSSHDGDDGDDDGDEDCADSNVPAIGLENKNNTAEDGDLNEPCGSAQNDTPTKPPDQLQVPQISTAGVSMSSVNNHRDSVSDQKNAPKKSEIVQPDYWSSSEELEEDDDDYHPSKSAKAQSVNTRRRSVTKHTRSAAEGQAAESRPVPASARRRSVPKQRWSPAEVEAVERHMAKFISSGTTPGKKACTACIMAEPLALKDRLWAAIKFYVRNRITTLRRQNSKPSQT; this comes from the exons ATGACCAAGCTGCGCTACCTGAGTGTTCTCCTTTCCCAGCGCCTGACTTTGGCAGCCCAAGAGATTTTTAAGGACGTGGAGGAAACCATTTCAGAGCTTCAAGAAGAAGTAAAGCTGGTGAAGCTAGAAAATGCCAAACTTAAATCGAAACTACGGGAGGCTGGTTCAAACAACAGCAATG AAACAACTCCTGTTGGTCCTGAAGAGCTCCAAAATGGTGGGGAACAGAGACCTGAGGTAGCTCTGGAGGACAGTTCCACTATTGCATCTTTAAAACAGGAACTAGATGCACAGGGTGAAAATGATGGAGGCTCCTTGGAcagtgaaaagagagaatgtgttgcAATGCAAATTAAGATGGAGACTGATTTCACAGAGTGCAGCCCCAACCAGTCAGCTGAGCAAATTGACCCTAGAGTCACAGTAAGCATTGCTGTGGACTCCCGTGCACCTGTTTTCCCCTGCGTGGAGAGGACATGGAGTGTTCGTGATTCAGCTGCTAAAGAAGCAGAACCTCAGGCTTCCCAG ATTCAGGAGAGGAGTGGTGACATCCTTGAAGATGATGGCAGACAAGAAAATGTCCCAAAGTCCAGCGATACTGAAGCG ACAACACAAATGACTTGCAGCTGGAGCGTCAACTGCCCTCCAGTAAATGATGACGGTGAAGATGATTGTGGTGTTTTTGATGATCGTGATGGTGTTGAAGATGATGGTGATCAGGGAGGGAATGACCATGTTATGGACCCTGCTAAGGAGAGGGAtaat ATGGATGTGGGAATGCCTCACAAACCTCAGATGCCTCAGAAAAGACCTTGCACCCGGTTGGAGCTCTCCAGATGTGGCAAGAAGTCCTCTGACAATGGCAGTGAAGaaatcactttggacaaagaAACCAGCTCAGAAAATACCATAATAGTTAGAACAGGGAAACCTCGAGGGAGACCAAGGAAGCATCCTCAAACTTCCACACCTAAACAAGAGTCCGGTAATTCACAACGACAGCTTAGATCTGGAAATGACAAAACGGAGGTCAGAGGCAGGCTACATAAGAGACAAAAGAAGCATCAGACATCGACAAATAACTCTGTTGAGGTTCATGAAAAAAACGGAGTTGGGAGACCTAATCGAAGGTCTAGAAGGAACTTGGAAAATGATGAAAATATTGTAGTGCAAGTGTTCAACACAGTGGTCAGCACAAAAAATCCAAGGGGCAGACCAAGAAAGAATCCTCAGATTACAATTGTCAAATCAGCTGCAGTGTCCATGGATCAAAATGATAGCATTTCAGAAAAGTCACATGTCTCTGAAGGCAACAAAGATGGATCAACACCCCAAAGAAGAAGTGGGAGACTGAGGGAGCGTTCTGAGATACGTTCTGAAGATGAAGAGAACACTGCTGTTCAAGAGGCAAACTCAAAAGTCATAACAGGAAAACCAAGGGGCAGACCCAGGAAACATCCTCGAATTACTATTGTCAAACCATCAGAGGTTGACTTGGATCATGGTGAGAGTGTTTCAGAGGAGCCGTCTGTCTCTGAAGATAATAAAGACTTGCCCAGACCTGAAAGCACAACTATGAGTCTGAGGTGTATTGATGCCTTCACAGTCCAGTCAATTCAGACGGACCATCAAGATGGTTATCCAAATGGTGAACCTAGTTCTCATGACCGAGAGAGTAGGTCAGGGAGGCTACCAGAGGGAAAGTCTACAGGGCAACTTGAAATATCTAAAGCAGAAGCAACTGAAGTGAACTTGAAAGGTGAAGAAAACAGTTTAGGTCAAGAATCAAACCCAATGGATGGAGCAGAAAGACCAAGGGGTGCAGACAAGAACGATACCCAGACCACTTCAGTCAAACCAGTTGAGGTGGACTTGGATCAAGAGGATAGTGTTTCAGAAGAGCTGCCTATCTGTGAAACTGACACAGACTTGTCAAGACCAAAGAGAAGAAGTGGAAGGCTGAGGAAGTGTACTCCTATTTCTCCAACCCAGCCAGATGACATGGACCATCAGGATGACTCTTCAAGCGATGAAGCCAGTTCTGGAGATGACGGAGATTTGTCACTTTTAGCGAGGCCAAATAGGACATCAATGAAACGTCCTCGATCTTCGTCCTCAGAATACGATAATGATATGGAACAGGATGATGATGATTCTTCAGATTCCAGCTGTGGAGAAGCTCTGCTCGATTCAACCAGAAAGGAGGGACCCAGAAAGCAGCATCGGATCTCAAAAATTGCAGCCGTAGAGGAAGGATTAGATCATGTCTCTGTCCTTCATAAGGACATGGGACTTGCCAAGAGGCATTACTGTTTGTATTGTGCAAAACCTGTTAGCAAGTTAGCCAGGCATTTAGCTTTGCGCCACTACAATGAAAGGGAGGTGATCAAGGCTCTAACTCTCCGCAAAAATTCAAAAGAAAGGAAAACTCAAATTGCACTCCTGCGTAACCGTGGTAACCGTGAACACAACAATCAAGTTCTGAAAGATGGAAAAGGACTCCTAATTCCATGCCGAGTCTTTAAGTCACATGATCCTAAAGACGTTGTAACCTGCCCTGGTTGCTCTGGCTTGTTTTCCAAGGAGTCCATACCTAAGCACCTTAAATGCTGTACATTCGTCACAACAGAGGGTGATTCTGATCGAAATGCATCACGTACTGTCGTTAGGCAAGCTTCAGAGATCTTAGAGGTTCTGTCTGGGATGTATCAGGATGATGTTGCAGAGGCGGTTAGAGCGGACAAGGATATTCTTAAACTTGGACAGCTCATGTGTGATAGAAAAAACGCTAATGACTACATCTGGCAGAGACTTCGTGAGTTGGGCAGGTTAGTTTTGAATGGTCGAAAAATCACACCATTGTATCAAATAGAGGATTATATCCGACTGGAAAACTGGGATCACATGGCTGCTGTTGTGAAGGATGTTGCGTTGTACAGTGAGACCACGTGTACTTTTACCATTTCCAAGTATGCTGTGAATATCAGGCGCAGCTTGGACACAATAGCAGGGATTCTCTATTGTGAATCACAAGCCGCTGGAGATAAGGAAATGGTAGAAATTGCCGAAAAGTTCCAGGAGAATTTGAAGATGAGGTGGCACCAGACGTTCATGGCGCCAGAAAAGTCAGACGGCAACAGTCCATTGTTGAAACTTGCTGAACAG ACCAGCCATCAAGATCAACAAGATGACGAAGCAAGTGACGAAGACGTCAATGTTGCACAGTCAAGGACTGAGCACGAAACG ctGGTAAAGAATCACAGCGGTGTCCCAGTCTTGCCAGCCAGTCAAGAGAATGAGGCACAGAACACACTAGGATCAATAATAGAGGAG ACCAGCCATGGTAGGACAGATCCTGATGACACTGGAAGAGAAGATAACATCAGTGCTGCACAGTCAAAGACAGGGCATGAAACG AATGTCCACAGCGGTGTCCCAGTCTTGCCAACCAATCAAGAGGATGAGGTTCAGAATACACTGGAATCAACAACAGAGGAG CCGCTGGAGAGAAGTGATATCAGGCCCACGGTCTGTCCTGAAGATGATCTTCAAAGAGATGGGGATGCCAATGACGACGatgatgttgatggtgatgatgatgatgctggtgatgatgacgacgacgatgatgacTGTAATGAcaatgacgatgatgatgactaTGATGTGGCTGATGATGCTGAAGATGACAGTGACAGCAgtcatgatggtgatgatggtgatgatgatggagatGAAGATTGTGCTGATAGTAATGTTCCAGCTATCGGAttggaaaacaaaaat AATACTGCTGAGGATGGAGACCTGAATGAACCGTGTGGCAGTGCCCAAAATGACACTCCAACCAAACCACCCGACCAGTTACAAGTACCGCAAATATCCACTGCAGGAGTTTCTATGTCGTCTGTAAACAACCATCGGGACAGTGTTTCAGACCAGAAAAATGCCCCCAAGAAGTCAG AAATTGTGCAGCCGGATTATTGGTCTTCATCTGAAGAACtggaagaagatgatgatgactaCCATCCCTCAAAGTCAGCTAAAGCACAGTCTG TTAACACAAGACGCAGGAGTGTAACGAAGCACACTCGGAGTGCAGCAGAAGGCCAGGCCGCCGAGAGTCGCCCTGTTCCAGCGAGCGCAAGACGGAGGAGTGTGCCGAAACAGAGATGGAGTCCAGCAGAGGTGGAGGCAGTGGAGAGGCACATGGCCAAGTTCATCAGCTCAGGCACAACCCCGGGGAAGAAGGCCTGCACCGCCTGCATCATGGCCGAGCCGCTGGCTCTTAAGGACCGGCTGTGGGCAGCCATCAAGTTTTATGTCAGAAACCGCATCACCACTCTACGCAGGCAGAACAGCAAGCCATCACAGACGTAA
- the LOC134093916 gene encoding uncharacterized protein LOC134093916 isoform X1 has protein sequence MTKLRYLSVLLSQRLTLAAQEIFKDVEETISELQEEVKLVKLENAKLKSKLREAGSNNSNETTPVGPEELQNGGEQRPEVALEDSSTIASLKQELDAQGENDGGSLDSEKRECVAMQIKMETDFTECSPNQSAEQIDPRVTVSIAVDSRAPVFPCVERTWSVRDSAAKEAEPQASQIQERSGDILEDDGRQENVPKSSDTEATTQMTCSWSVNCPPVNDDGEDDCGVFDDRDGVEDDGDQGGNDHVMDPAKERDNMDVGMPHKPQMPQKRPCTRLELSRCGKKSSDNGSEEITLDKETSSENTIIVRTGKPRGRPRKHPQTSTPKQESGNSQRQLRSGNDKTEVRGRLHKRQKKHQTSTNNSVEVHEKNGVGRPNRRSRRNLENDENIVVQVFNTVVSTKNPRGRPRKNPQITIVKSAAVSMDQNDSISEKSHVSEGNKDGSTPQRRSGRLRERSEIRSEDEENTAVQEANSKVITGKPRGRPRKHPRITIVKPSEVDLDHGESVSEEPSVSEDNKDLPRPESTTMSLRCIDAFTVQSIQTDHQDGYPNGEPSSHDRESRSGRLPEGKSTGQLEISKAEATEVNLKGEENSLGQESNPMDGAERPRGADKNDTQTTSVKPVEVDLDQEDSVSEELPICETDTDLSRPKRRSGRLRKCTPISPTQPDDMDHQDDSSSDEASSGDDGDLSLLARPNRTSMKRPRSSSSEYDNDMEQDDDDSSDSSCGEALLDSTRKEGPRKQHRISKIAAVEEGLDHVSVLHKDMGLAKRHYCLYCAKPVSKLARHLALRHYNEREVIKALTLRKNSKERKTQIALLRNRGNREHNNQVLKDGKGLLIPCRVFKSHDPKDVVTCPGCSGLFSKESIPKHLKCCTFVTTEGDSDRNASRTVVRQASEILEVLSGMYQDDVAEAVRADKDILKLGQLMCDRKNANDYIWQRLRELGRLVLNGRKITPLYQIEDYIRLENWDHMAAVVKDVALYSETTCTFTISKYAVNIRRSLDTIAGILYCESQAAGDKEMVEIAEKFQENLKMRWHQTFMAPEKSDGNSPLLKLAEQTSHQDQQDDEASDEDVNVAQSRTEHETLVKNHSGVPVLPASQENEAQNTLGSIIEETSHGRTDPDDTGREDNISAAQSKTGHETNVHSGVPVLPTNQEDEVQNTLESTTEEPLERSDIRPTVCPEDDLQRDGDANDDDDVDGDDDDAGDDDDDDDDCNDNDDDDDYDVADDAEDDSDSSHDGDDGDDDGDEDCADSNVPAIGLENKNNTAEDGDLNEPCGSAQNDTPTKPPDQLQVPQISTAGVSMSSVNNHRDSVSDQKNAPKKSGASNNDAKVVSILQYTKCRKRHHCLFCKRPMSKISRHLENKHYEQEDVAKACSYPKGSKERKMYLGQLLKRGNRAHNLRVLKEGKGVLVPCKRGAGKPGDFLHCPFCHGLFVKRRIADHVKHCPFATNLDRVIAKRGKRGSLAALRLMSEPIPENVTEELWKVLLSLHEDEVSMAVREDKYALLMGQQLLEKGTGQEAIQQVYIRQRLRELGRLLVSSRKISPMHKLEDFILPSNWHHVIAVVKDVSGNNKEDSTLNLTFLQHLYRSLQKIGKLVELDAESSKDEQMLELARTFNRKFVEQWRRQFPAPFVARKSQLSHNDTNLLSFTEDIRNLHTYLKDKLSECVSVLCTSPGPTAWNSLARIVLAQLIVFNRKKAKEIAGLTLKDFNTKEAYGMPYDDDEEDLTPFERELCKFTCRMEISRATGDNIHILIPPALANIMETMLHKRRLCHIRCDNIYMFALPSIKSHYLGVECLKSFAEKCGVKCTEALASNGLRMHVAMVTRLLYLKDVSQLTDFMGLNLTTHLKNDCVQQDTLELAKLCKVFTTLDNGHLKVPEQTVDEVIVSPDEIVQPDYWSSSEELEEDDDDYHPSKSAKAQSVNTRRRSVTKHTRSAAEGQAAESRPVPASARRRSVPKQRWSPAEVEAVERHMAKFISSGTTPGKKACTACIMAEPLALKDRLWAAIKFYVRNRITTLRRQNSKPSQT, from the exons ATGACCAAGCTGCGCTACCTGAGTGTTCTCCTTTCCCAGCGCCTGACTTTGGCAGCCCAAGAGATTTTTAAGGACGTGGAGGAAACCATTTCAGAGCTTCAAGAAGAAGTAAAGCTGGTGAAGCTAGAAAATGCCAAACTTAAATCGAAACTACGGGAGGCTGGTTCAAACAACAGCAATG AAACAACTCCTGTTGGTCCTGAAGAGCTCCAAAATGGTGGGGAACAGAGACCTGAGGTAGCTCTGGAGGACAGTTCCACTATTGCATCTTTAAAACAGGAACTAGATGCACAGGGTGAAAATGATGGAGGCTCCTTGGAcagtgaaaagagagaatgtgttgcAATGCAAATTAAGATGGAGACTGATTTCACAGAGTGCAGCCCCAACCAGTCAGCTGAGCAAATTGACCCTAGAGTCACAGTAAGCATTGCTGTGGACTCCCGTGCACCTGTTTTCCCCTGCGTGGAGAGGACATGGAGTGTTCGTGATTCAGCTGCTAAAGAAGCAGAACCTCAGGCTTCCCAG ATTCAGGAGAGGAGTGGTGACATCCTTGAAGATGATGGCAGACAAGAAAATGTCCCAAAGTCCAGCGATACTGAAGCG ACAACACAAATGACTTGCAGCTGGAGCGTCAACTGCCCTCCAGTAAATGATGACGGTGAAGATGATTGTGGTGTTTTTGATGATCGTGATGGTGTTGAAGATGATGGTGATCAGGGAGGGAATGACCATGTTATGGACCCTGCTAAGGAGAGGGAtaat ATGGATGTGGGAATGCCTCACAAACCTCAGATGCCTCAGAAAAGACCTTGCACCCGGTTGGAGCTCTCCAGATGTGGCAAGAAGTCCTCTGACAATGGCAGTGAAGaaatcactttggacaaagaAACCAGCTCAGAAAATACCATAATAGTTAGAACAGGGAAACCTCGAGGGAGACCAAGGAAGCATCCTCAAACTTCCACACCTAAACAAGAGTCCGGTAATTCACAACGACAGCTTAGATCTGGAAATGACAAAACGGAGGTCAGAGGCAGGCTACATAAGAGACAAAAGAAGCATCAGACATCGACAAATAACTCTGTTGAGGTTCATGAAAAAAACGGAGTTGGGAGACCTAATCGAAGGTCTAGAAGGAACTTGGAAAATGATGAAAATATTGTAGTGCAAGTGTTCAACACAGTGGTCAGCACAAAAAATCCAAGGGGCAGACCAAGAAAGAATCCTCAGATTACAATTGTCAAATCAGCTGCAGTGTCCATGGATCAAAATGATAGCATTTCAGAAAAGTCACATGTCTCTGAAGGCAACAAAGATGGATCAACACCCCAAAGAAGAAGTGGGAGACTGAGGGAGCGTTCTGAGATACGTTCTGAAGATGAAGAGAACACTGCTGTTCAAGAGGCAAACTCAAAAGTCATAACAGGAAAACCAAGGGGCAGACCCAGGAAACATCCTCGAATTACTATTGTCAAACCATCAGAGGTTGACTTGGATCATGGTGAGAGTGTTTCAGAGGAGCCGTCTGTCTCTGAAGATAATAAAGACTTGCCCAGACCTGAAAGCACAACTATGAGTCTGAGGTGTATTGATGCCTTCACAGTCCAGTCAATTCAGACGGACCATCAAGATGGTTATCCAAATGGTGAACCTAGTTCTCATGACCGAGAGAGTAGGTCAGGGAGGCTACCAGAGGGAAAGTCTACAGGGCAACTTGAAATATCTAAAGCAGAAGCAACTGAAGTGAACTTGAAAGGTGAAGAAAACAGTTTAGGTCAAGAATCAAACCCAATGGATGGAGCAGAAAGACCAAGGGGTGCAGACAAGAACGATACCCAGACCACTTCAGTCAAACCAGTTGAGGTGGACTTGGATCAAGAGGATAGTGTTTCAGAAGAGCTGCCTATCTGTGAAACTGACACAGACTTGTCAAGACCAAAGAGAAGAAGTGGAAGGCTGAGGAAGTGTACTCCTATTTCTCCAACCCAGCCAGATGACATGGACCATCAGGATGACTCTTCAAGCGATGAAGCCAGTTCTGGAGATGACGGAGATTTGTCACTTTTAGCGAGGCCAAATAGGACATCAATGAAACGTCCTCGATCTTCGTCCTCAGAATACGATAATGATATGGAACAGGATGATGATGATTCTTCAGATTCCAGCTGTGGAGAAGCTCTGCTCGATTCAACCAGAAAGGAGGGACCCAGAAAGCAGCATCGGATCTCAAAAATTGCAGCCGTAGAGGAAGGATTAGATCATGTCTCTGTCCTTCATAAGGACATGGGACTTGCCAAGAGGCATTACTGTTTGTATTGTGCAAAACCTGTTAGCAAGTTAGCCAGGCATTTAGCTTTGCGCCACTACAATGAAAGGGAGGTGATCAAGGCTCTAACTCTCCGCAAAAATTCAAAAGAAAGGAAAACTCAAATTGCACTCCTGCGTAACCGTGGTAACCGTGAACACAACAATCAAGTTCTGAAAGATGGAAAAGGACTCCTAATTCCATGCCGAGTCTTTAAGTCACATGATCCTAAAGACGTTGTAACCTGCCCTGGTTGCTCTGGCTTGTTTTCCAAGGAGTCCATACCTAAGCACCTTAAATGCTGTACATTCGTCACAACAGAGGGTGATTCTGATCGAAATGCATCACGTACTGTCGTTAGGCAAGCTTCAGAGATCTTAGAGGTTCTGTCTGGGATGTATCAGGATGATGTTGCAGAGGCGGTTAGAGCGGACAAGGATATTCTTAAACTTGGACAGCTCATGTGTGATAGAAAAAACGCTAATGACTACATCTGGCAGAGACTTCGTGAGTTGGGCAGGTTAGTTTTGAATGGTCGAAAAATCACACCATTGTATCAAATAGAGGATTATATCCGACTGGAAAACTGGGATCACATGGCTGCTGTTGTGAAGGATGTTGCGTTGTACAGTGAGACCACGTGTACTTTTACCATTTCCAAGTATGCTGTGAATATCAGGCGCAGCTTGGACACAATAGCAGGGATTCTCTATTGTGAATCACAAGCCGCTGGAGATAAGGAAATGGTAGAAATTGCCGAAAAGTTCCAGGAGAATTTGAAGATGAGGTGGCACCAGACGTTCATGGCGCCAGAAAAGTCAGACGGCAACAGTCCATTGTTGAAACTTGCTGAACAG ACCAGCCATCAAGATCAACAAGATGACGAAGCAAGTGACGAAGACGTCAATGTTGCACAGTCAAGGACTGAGCACGAAACG ctGGTAAAGAATCACAGCGGTGTCCCAGTCTTGCCAGCCAGTCAAGAGAATGAGGCACAGAACACACTAGGATCAATAATAGAGGAG ACCAGCCATGGTAGGACAGATCCTGATGACACTGGAAGAGAAGATAACATCAGTGCTGCACAGTCAAAGACAGGGCATGAAACG AATGTCCACAGCGGTGTCCCAGTCTTGCCAACCAATCAAGAGGATGAGGTTCAGAATACACTGGAATCAACAACAGAGGAG CCGCTGGAGAGAAGTGATATCAGGCCCACGGTCTGTCCTGAAGATGATCTTCAAAGAGATGGGGATGCCAATGACGACGatgatgttgatggtgatgatgatgatgctggtgatgatgacgacgacgatgatgacTGTAATGAcaatgacgatgatgatgactaTGATGTGGCTGATGATGCTGAAGATGACAGTGACAGCAgtcatgatggtgatgatggtgatgatgatggagatGAAGATTGTGCTGATAGTAATGTTCCAGCTATCGGAttggaaaacaaaaat AATACTGCTGAGGATGGAGACCTGAATGAACCGTGTGGCAGTGCCCAAAATGACACTCCAACCAAACCACCCGACCAGTTACAAGTACCGCAAATATCCACTGCAGGAGTTTCTATGTCGTCTGTAAACAACCATCGGGACAGTGTTTCAGACCAGAAAAATGCCCCCAAGAAGTCAGGTGCGTCAAATAATGATGCTAAAGTTGTTTCCATCCTTCAATACACCAAATGCCGCAAAAGACACCACTGTTTGTTCTGTAAAAGGCCTATGTCAAAGATTTCAAGGCATTTAGAAAACAAGCATTACGAACAAGAAGATGTGGCCAAAGCTTGCAGTTATCCCAAAGGAAGCAAGGAAAGGAAGATGTATCTAGGGCAACTACTTAAAAGGGGTAATCGTGCGCACAACCTCAGAGTCCTAAAAGAAGGGAAAGGAGTTCTCGTTCCATGTAAACGGGGGGCGGGAAAGCCTGGTGATTTTTTGCATTGCCCCTTTTGTCATGGCCTGTTTGTCAAGAGGCGTATTGCAGATCACGTTAAACACTGTCCATTTGCAACAAACTTAGATCGTGTTATTGCCAAAAGGGGAAAAAGAGGATCTTTAGCAGCATTGCGTCTTATGTCTGAACCCATACCAGAAAATGTTACTGAAGAGTTGTGGAAGGTTCTGCTGAGTTTGCATGAGGACGAAGTTTCTATGGCAGTCAGAGAAGACAAATATGCCCTTCTGATGGGACAGCAGCTTTTGGAAAAGGGGACAGGACAAGAAGCCATCCAGCAGGTTTACATTAGGCAGAGACTTCGAGAGCTGGGAAGGCTGCTTGTCAGCAGCCGCAAGATCTCCCCAATGCATAAACTGGAGGACTTTATACTGCCATCGAATTGGCACCATGTGATTGCAGTTGTCAAGGATGTTTCGGGGAACAATAAGGAGGATTCCACTCTCAATTTGACATTCCTGCAACACCTTTATCGGAGCTTGCAGAAGATTGGAAAACTTGTGGAGTTAGATGCAGAATCCAGCAAGGACGAGCAGATGCTGGAATTGGCAAGAACATTCAACAGGAAGTTTGTGGAGCAGTGGAGGAGGCAGTTCCCTGCTCCTTTTGTGGCAAGAAAGAGTCAGCTAAGCCACAATGATACGAATTTGCTGTCTTTCACAGAAGACATCAGGAATCTGCACACATACCTCAAAGACAaactcagtgagtgtgtgtcagtactgTGTACATCTCCAGGCCCAACGGCTTGGAACAGTCTCGCTAGGATTGTTCTTGCCCAGCTGATCGTGTTCAATAGAAAGAAAGCAAAGGAGATCGCCGGGCTTACTCTGAAGGATTTCAACACCAAGGAAGCCTATGGCATGCCATATGATGACGATGAGGAGGATTTAACACCGTTTGAGCGTGAGCTTTGTAAGTTCACATGCAGGATGGAGATTTCAAGAGCAACAGGAGACAACATCCATATCCTCATTCCTCCAGCTTTGGCCAACATCATGGAAACTATGCTCCATAAACGAAGGTTGTGTCACATACGCTGTGACAATATATACATGTTTGCATTGCCTAGTATCAAATCACACTACTTGGGTGTTGAGTGTCTGAAAAGCTTCGCTGAGAAATGTGGAGTGAAGTGCACAGAAGCATTGGCTTCAAATGGACTGAGAATGCACGTTGCTATGGTGACCCGACTGCTCTACTTGAAGGATGTGTCTCAACTAACAGACTTCATGGGACTCAATCTAACAACTCACCTGAAGAATGATTGTGTCCAACAAGATACCCTGGAACTGGCAAAGCTTTGCAAGGTTTTTACGACCTTGGACAACGGACATTTGAAAGTCCCAGAACAGACTGTAGATGAGGTTATTGTCAGCCCGGATG AAATTGTGCAGCCGGATTATTGGTCTTCATCTGAAGAACtggaagaagatgatgatgactaCCATCCCTCAAAGTCAGCTAAAGCACAGTCTG TTAACACAAGACGCAGGAGTGTAACGAAGCACACTCGGAGTGCAGCAGAAGGCCAGGCCGCCGAGAGTCGCCCTGTTCCAGCGAGCGCAAGACGGAGGAGTGTGCCGAAACAGAGATGGAGTCCAGCAGAGGTGGAGGCAGTGGAGAGGCACATGGCCAAGTTCATCAGCTCAGGCACAACCCCGGGGAAGAAGGCCTGCACCGCCTGCATCATGGCCGAGCCGCTGGCTCTTAAGGACCGGCTGTGGGCAGCCATCAAGTTTTATGTCAGAAACCGCATCACCACTCTACGCAGGCAGAACAGCAAGCCATCACAGACGTAA